GAAATATTTATGGTGAACCCTCCCTCGATGCAAAATCACTGTAGACAGCAAATTGGTGAAAGCGAGCTTACATATCCAGGGATGCTTCTTGAAAGAAGAGTGATATATTGCTCCATGGCTGCTTCTGGACTCACGTTCCCAAGTCTTTTCCAGGCATTCCTGTCACAATGAAAACCGGTTTCTTCAGATTCTTAATGAGCCACAAAAGCACATTCTCCATGCGGATTACACCTTACAATCTGATTCCATTGTCCATAAGATTAGATCTGAAGCGAGGTAATACTCTGAATGTCAATGTACTTGTGGATTTTTAGCTGAGACATTTAAATCAACCTTATATCTAATCCTCATTTACTGGAATGCAGTTAAGAATAAAAAGCAAACACTTGAAGGGCTTTTATTCAAATTCAGAGGAGAATTTTTACCATTTTGCACGAGCAGACAACTTGAATGCCATAGGATGAGTCTCATGGCAAGGCCCTTCAGTGGCAACCTTTTGGAGTGCATATAATTGCATCTTTAGATTATTGCCAAGTTTCAAAATTTGATCAGCATTGTTTCTACTTTCCAAAAAACACACTGCAGCACCAAAATCCTTCTCCAATTCAGTTCTTTCAATCCCCTCCCAGTCGTCATCAGATAAACCCTTGTTTAAGCAATCTTCCAACACCTCAATCTCTTCTTCGTCCTCTTCAGCTAATCCTATCTCAGTGGTTTTATCACCAAAATTCTCTTCACCAGAACTGATTTCTTCAACAGTTACCTCTGAGATTTTTGCTGGTCCATGACTATCATTCAAACTCTCTTTAAGGGTACCCTTTTCTTCCACAGATTCACCTAAAGCATCAAACTTTACAACTTCTGAAACAAACCCAAGTCCCTTTTCACATTCTAGAACGCATTTTTCAGACTTATTTGAGACCTCCATACATCTTGAAACAGCCTCGAGATGTTGATCAATGACAGAAGACAACGAAAGAAGCTTAGCAATAATAAATGAAAGAACAAAGGAAAGAGAAAGAGTAAACAAAAATTCAAGTAAAAGCTCCATGCTACCTTGGTTTATGGTTAAGAATTGggatgaaaggaaaaaaaaaaagaatgagagAGATGAAGATTCTGGCGTCTTTATTGTCGGTTGAAAATGATATATAAGGGAATAAGAAAAGTGGGATTTTGAGGAGCAGAGCAAAGTATATTCGTGTTTATCTTTTTTTGGGGTGTTTTGGAAACTGCAAAGGGCGGGTGTTATGGCCGATGTCAAATGTGTCGGTTCCTGATTCGAAGGAAGAAGAGAGAGAGCTGTATTTTTGAAAATGACTCTTCCGCTAAttgccttttcttttctttttttccttacAACTTTGGGACCTAATTGGACAACAGTGAATATTGTCTATTATAACTTTCGAGATTGCATGCCAACAACCACTTTCCATTTTGTTTAATTTCTTCGTATTTTGTATTCAAGTTTGAGTTAGAATTTGATAGGACCGGAATGATAAAAATGGAGAATGGGATGACTTTTAAGTTGGATTTACATTTGACATTAAACAACTGATTCAAGCTTATTTACAAGCTCAAAGATTAGACATGTTCAAGGTCTTGTCTGATCCCCTGACCTTGTCTTGTCCTTTTGATGTTACCATCAACTCTGGCGCTTTTTGTGTCATTAGCATACAATTTCCTTCGTGGCAAATGGCATGGAATGGCTGCCCCAAGTCCCAGTTTGTCGAAGCTGTTAACTCAATAGCCAAAAAGAGAAGTAACTCTCTATAAACAGCTTGGCCTCAAACTTATACAGGAGATGATGAGTAAAAATATCATGGAGGCACTGTATTacaattcatattttattttattttctctactaaaaaaaagtaaattagtcAATTATATCTTAcattaaagaataaattaattgttctgttaaaaatttcatacaTTTCTATAGTTAAAAATTAGTGCGGCAAACGGAATAACCAGATAATCACGTCACGTGTACATCGTGCCAACGTAGAGGAAAccatttttaacaatagaaataaatataatttttttacaaaaggACCAGTTTGTGCTTTGAAATAATGTACAAgaactaattttttatttttatttttttaacagaaGGAATAAATTGTAATGTGACTAGTAGTACAAGTACCTCAATGTATTTTTACCGAAAAGATGGCTAAGAGACATTGGGTTGGCAGGTAGATTTTCAGTTAGCTTGTCGATTTCATAAAGTTAATGAACAGTGACAATTGCTTCACCATATTAGCAATGATGTGTTTTGAACATTGCTTATGGTTATGAATTTAGAATTTCAGAGTTATTGTCCTTCGACACCACATTTGCATTTTTTTTAAACCTACCCCTGTATTATTCTCTAGcgaaaaaaaaacctttttaacATTGTTAGGTAGTATGTATATGAACTGGTGGAGAGTATTGTCAATGGACAAAACGTAGCTTCCTAACTCATAAATAAACCCATTAATTAGATAACTCATAaatagacaaaaaaaaattatttgagaaatctaatatattttataattaaaattgataaaaaaaattaaataatacaaaatttgtTGTCCTTACTCAGACAGGTTGGACTAATCTAACTGGACCAACTTCATTAATTAGTAGAATATCTACCctcaaatttttaatttgaagAGGTGAAAGGACGGACTTCAAGACATTTTACCTTTGATGCTTCTGTTTATTCATGGATTGATTATTCTGTATTCTATTTAGTGGAGTTTTTATGCTAGTTCTtaataaaattcaattaaaatatttcatcatctttctttttttagtTTCATATGAATAATTAAATCAAACAATTTTATATCAAATTACAAAGGTTGTAGAACTAAACTTTTCACcttcataataatttttttatacaatTAGCATTTTAAAATCCAATTTTACACTTTGGTAACATTTTATACTTTTAAAGTTTTAATACCTCATTCAGTGCAAATGAAGTGAACCCCAAATGACTTGGGTTACTGAGCCCACATCCTGCAACTTTTGAAAAGAAATATAAGGATGGACCTGCAGAGGAAAACATCATGGCAAGcaatatgggtgtatatgttagTACCCACAAGAATGGTCAGCAATTAAAGGCTTGCAaagtttgtatttgaattaagattacatgattaaaattaattacaGAACAGTGTAAATGTTAGAAGGCATCTCAAATCAGAAATAAgttccatttatatatatatacatgtttccAGGCAGCGTATCGGAAAAAATGTTCATTTAGAAATATGGAGAATGAAGTTGAGTGTTACAAGCAACTTTTAATCAaaccaaaggaaaaaaaaaaaaagttagaacTTTAGTAGCAATGACCTAAGATCATATTGACCTACCATAGCTTCTTTTGGAAGTTAGCTTGTCTTGATGGTCGTATAATTAGTGCACCACAACTGGGCTTTTACTGTTCAATTTCCTTTATGTCTACCTAAAGAagaaaaacttttggagaaaCTAGATGTTGATTATATGCATCGATGAATTTGGACTAAGGTTAACGGTTGTGCATAAAAGATAACATATCAATACTTTAAAGGCAAAAGTGTTAGCCAAACAATCTCTTCGTGTAGTGACAGATAACGAGTTCTCACACCCTAGACCCCACTGCAATAAGTTAAGGTAGACTCCATATTTGTGTTATTGACATGGGTTGTATTGATTATATGGTGCCCATAAATGAAGATCATATCACTTAGGGAAACATATTTAAAGATTGAATTTGATTGGTCACTCCTATCTAATTGCTTTGATTATGGATATTGGATTGAATTGGAATATTGGATTCTTAGCTTCCAAAAGTACATGTTTACTTTGTTCATTATTATATTGTGATATATGCACAGATAGGGTGAAGTTTATGAAATTTCATTCACTGAAACTGCCAATTTTCAAGTTTGAAAAATCAGTTAACTTGCGATGACTTTTTGGATGGGATTCAGGTATTTCTGGGTTGAGATGTCTCATAGCGTTCAAAGATCTATCTCTTATCTTCACAATGCAATTAAAATCACTCAATTTCGATTTCAAGAGCTCAAGTTATGACAGTTTTAGTGAAGACTATGCCAGcagaatttttggatgggattattacaaaaattacgagtttcaagcttttaatttaagtttaaatcatattggctTCGATTTTTTAAGCttagtttttattatatatgagcccaatattgtatATGTAGTAGGCCCAATTTGTCCGGCCTATTAAACCCAATGAAacccaaaatgataaaaattaattaatagtcCAAGTAATGCTACAAGCCCAATTCACAAAACCAATTTACAAACCCAAACAGGCCCAAATAAAAAAAACCTTAGTGGCCCAACAGCCCATAACTTAAACTAGCAACAGAAACCCTAGCCTCCCTAACCCTCTTCAGTCGCTGCTCGTGCTGCCCCGCGTCACCTTCGCGCGCCCTATTCCACCACGTTCGCTCCACACTTCCACGCCTTCATGATACCTGCAATAGGGGCGAGAAAATAGCAACAAAAACAAATATTATatttggctataaaaagccacaatattatttttattttctcacgGATACTACAAACAAATATGAACAGATAAGTGAATCAAAGAAAATTTCAAAAggttttaatccttttattttctttttctttctatttttttacTTCACTTCGTTGctgtttcttttttttaaaaaaaaaacaatgaataAAAACGAAATAAAAAAAAGGAGGGGTCGAACCTTACTTTTGGCGTTTGCGTCGTCGTAGGCTAAGCTGAGGTGGCCATCTCCGATGAAAAATGGTATTTTCTGGGACTAGAAAGCAAATAGgccgaaaatggccatttttttTATCTCCGACCATCGTGGACGGCGGCACCATCGTCGGCTACCGATAGCTGCCACGATGGTCCGGCGACTGGTCTTGGGCCGGAGGCTTGGGGCTGGAGGAGAGAGCTGAGAGGATttttgaaggtttttttttttaaaaacaggtgttgaaataaattttttgttgaaaaatttgCTTAAATAGAGagctaaaacgacgtcgttttggcctagGTCTTTAAATTCCAAAATGGTTCCAAAACGGTGTTGTTTCATGCTCAAACAGTCCGACCCAACCCGCTCCAGCCTAGGATTCGCGTGTTTTtctttaaaagggtctaattgccctttaagtCCCCCGCCTTTTACATTTGTTTCAATACGGTCCTATTCCCTTTTCTTGTATCCTTTTAAATTCACCccgtttaattttaaaatttttaatttggtcattttttaaaCGGTGCGCATATGCGGAGGGATTATTTGCCCAGTTGATCCTTCCATGTACTTGCGCGTTACAATTTGAcccttctcttttattttatttccaatttgCCCCTGAATttctgttttaaattttaaattggtccCCTTTTATTATTTGcggtattttattaattattttagtgttattattgctctaattatattttctttttacgcTTATTAATATCATCATatcattaatttatatatttcagATATTTTCTTActcaaatactattatttatctatttttttatttatctatcattattatatttctatgtaTTGTAtctctatttatatttatatactaatatcatttttattttttatatattattattattatcattattatcactattagtactattattatttttatcattattattattacttttctTCCTACTATTATTATTTCGTACTATTATTATTTCgtactattattgttattattactactattgttttttactatttttactattattattatcattatctttTTAATCTGTGTTATTTAATatcttattattttgattatttttattaaacttttatttgcttatttatttactcttttagttttatttatttatttttaacttgaCTTAtgggttttatttcttttatgcataatttattttaaaccttTTTATATGTTGTCTAAAATcggtttttttgttattttatatgttattttattttaaattgttttacatattaatcattttaaattgCCTTGCATTATTTACTTCAAGTTGTTTTTATAATCTATTTTAAACcctttttatcatttatttaaaattgtcttgttatttgttttaaaattattttatatcattCGTTTCGCTTTTCTTTGATTATTAATATTCGCATTCAAATGATGTGTGTTGTGTGATTATGTGTCATATGTACTATGAATTGTTCACTAGTGTTTTCATAATATTGTCGTCCATTAGCATACTGTTTTATTCATTTATCATTTCTCTAAATTATAGCAATTGTCAccctaaaattcataaaaaatggaTTCTTTAATAAAGGCAATATCTGTGCTTGGAAAttcgagagatcgtgccctaacgcACTGAGTTTCGTTTTTTCTCGTTTGATCCAAATGACCagataaccttttaaaattaaaatgcatgagttttgaaaatcaaaggATAAGCTTATTCTCGAAGGTTTAAAATGTTGCATCTTAaagtactggatgtgacattttattacttcgagaccAGAAGGTCTTAGCATCCGTTTCGATTTACTTAAGCAAATTCTTTGTAAAaataaacattaataaaaaggattgcattttttttaaaatctctTCAAATCTTCAATTGTCGCACTAAGACATTAATTagtcaactaggtaccaattttgggcgttacaagggtgctaatccttcctcgtgcgtaatcgaCTCTCGAACCCGTCCTtccgaatttcgtagaccaaaagcgttgttttaataaatcaaaatggtttattgaaaatgaccattttacgacgtgacccgatcacaccttatcaaaaaggattggtgtgACTCCCCCTTtccattttcaaataaaaagtcgaccctgattttttctttttaaaaaaggtggtttcgacagcttgatGACTCCACTGGGATtgagagagtcaagccataaattgattaatttatgtcttttcattgaaaattgaaaattcaatttaaaatacGACGACCCTTTAATTGCATTTCATTTGTTATCTTCGTGATCTTGGTCATAATACCTGCTTTGTTGGTTCACGTCTTTAAATATTTTTGCATATTGCATGACATGACCTCTCGGACCTACCCTTTAAGTGAGAGTGAGAAACtagtccttcgtgaggttttcatctctgtataggatagtggattgcttccgggatacatccgtacctatgtcttcgtgagctTTTCATCTCTGTATAGCcataaggaaatgtattcccttgaatcaaactcgatctatatgagcctataatgggtgaggatcgaggaatctattGGTTCAAGTACCCTGTCTTTAGAACCGAACCAAGTGTAGTGACCCATaggagcccaccctaggtagaaccacaccaaACCATTAGCGGTCATCTGAATAGGAGTTCTGCTTGTACTTCTTgcttgctttaatttcatgtgaaTTGTACTGACCTGGGTTGTTTTGCTTGTGTTTTCATGGcatttcatcataaaagggtGTCGGTTCGAGTTCAATTACTAAATAGAGGGCTTGTCATAGGGAacggatttcttgataaagtggaggataatgcggTTGTCCGTGTATGGTCGAAAAAATATAATTGGAAAAGGGAGATAGCTTGACAGCGGGGTATAcgtcagagttatgggacttcactcGTATCACCGTGACACAGAATGATCTTCAGGAATTGAAAAAAATGTGGGCCCAATGGGGTGGTGAAGTCAAACAGCTATTTTACGACAATTACAGTGATCTGCCCTACTTATTCGACATCAAGATAGATAAGCATCTGTTTTGGGCTTTGGCCCAATTCTGGAATTTGGCCTACAGTTGTTTCACCTTCAGGAACATAGATTTGGTGCCCACAGTGGAAGAATATACCGCCCTACTTCGATGCCCAAGGTTCAAGTTGACAAGGCCTATTCTAGAATCGCTAATGTTCCAACCTttgtgaagaaattgatgaatatgaCCAGAATGAGTGAGCAGAAGGTTATGGATCAGATCAAACAGAAAGGGGAAAGCAAATGTATTCCCTGGAAAAGTTTGCAAGACATGATTTTGGCACACCCGGACATGAAGAAAAGAGTGGATGTTTTTGCTTTAAGTATCTACAGGTTAATGGTTTTCCCTAAGGTGCTGGGGCATGTGGACGAGACAGTTTCTGATCTATTTGACTGACTAGATAAGAGGGTTACGTCAATTCTTACGATTTTACCCGAAATATTTTGATCTTTAAATGCATGCTGAAGAGCTGGTGAGGGTCGATTCATAGGATGTGCGCAACTACTGCTAGCTTGGTTCCATAGTCATTTCTGGAAGGTAGACAATGTGTCATATCGGGTGTTCTCCGAGAATTACCCACCATTAAAGGAAATAGTGGCTACATCAAGACAAGATGAAATATCAGAAGAAAGATAGATAACGATCTTCCAAAATCTCCAAGAAGAGGATGTCAAGTGGAGAGCCCCTTGGTTGGCTCCCAATGAGATCTTATATAGATGTGGGAATTTTGATTAGGTCCCCCTATTTAGGATTTTGGGAGCTATAGGATATGCTCCTTTGCTTATATTAAGGCAGCACAGATTGAGACAGTTCATACCGGCGACCCATGGGCTAGCTCAGTGTGAGTTTCCGTATAAGGGGGATAATTATAAGAAGAAGGTACGAGAGATGTCCAACGCTTAGAATCAGACTCGCCGGATGAAGAGATTGGCAATAGGTCCGATAATGACCCCTGAGTATAATGAGTAGAGGAGTAAGAAGATTAATCATAATATTCCTTAGCCAAATCAAGAGGGCTCGCGGTCAATAGAAGAATATCTACAAGTGGTCCCATCCGAGTTAGAAA
This is a stretch of genomic DNA from Gossypium arboreum isolate Shixiya-1 chromosome 11, ASM2569848v2, whole genome shotgun sequence. It encodes these proteins:
- the LOC108468126 gene encoding acyl-CoA-binding domain-containing protein 3-like isoform X2; the protein is MEVSNKSEKCVLECEKGLGFVSEVVKFDALGESVEEKGTLKESLNDSHGPAKISEVTVEEISSGEENFGDKTTEIGLAEEDEEEIEVLEDCLNKGLSDDDWEGIERTELEKDFGAAVCFLESRNNADQILKLGNNLKMQLYALQKVATEGPCHETHPMAFKLSARAKWNAWKRLGNVSPEAAMEQYITLLSRSIPGYGESKQHSADVKASWKLPLDAKTMPANQAISVDYYRTFNEGTMSAVYTS
- the LOC108468126 gene encoding acyl-CoA-binding domain-containing protein 3-like isoform X1; the protein is MELLLEFLFTLSLSFVLSFIIAKLLSLSSVIDQHLEAVSRCMEVSNKSEKCVLECEKGLGFVSEVVKFDALGESVEEKGTLKESLNDSHGPAKISEVTVEEISSGEENFGDKTTEIGLAEEDEEEIEVLEDCLNKGLSDDDWEGIERTELEKDFGAAVCFLESRNNADQILKLGNNLKMQLYALQKVATEGPCHETHPMAFKLSARAKWNAWKRLGNVSPEAAMEQYITLLSRSIPGYGESKQHSADVKASWKLPLDAKTMPANQAISVDYYRTFNEGTMSAVYTS